The genomic segment TCAAGGATTCCCAATGCATCCCTAAGTGAACCATCCGCCAATCGTGATATCAATATCAGGGCATCATCTTCGGCTTTCCATTTTTCCAATTCAAGAATCTGTAATAGCCTTGTCTTAATTTGCTCAAGTGATAAAAGGTGAAAATCAAACCGCTGACAACGTGATACAATTGTCGAAGGTAGGCGTGACGGATCAGTGGTAGCCAGAATAAAAACCACGTTTTGAGGAGGTTCTTCGAGGGTTTTTAAAAAAGCATTACAAGCCTCGGGTGTAAGCATATGGGCTTCATCTATAATATATACTTTATAGCGGCATTCTCCGCTGGCAAAGCGCGTTCTTTCTCTTAATTCACGTATTTCATCAATCCCCCGGTTTGAAGCTGCATCCATTTCAATTACATCTATCGAAACACCGGCTAAAATGTTTTTACAGGTTACACACTGCCCACAGGGTTCTGCCACCGGATACTTTTCACAGTTCATGGCGCGTGATAATATTTTCGCTGCAGTAGTCTTACCCGTGCCCCTGGGACCACAGAAAAGGTATGCATGGGCCAGGTTATCCCTCCTGAGAGCATTGCTCAATGTCCGGGTTATATGTTCCTGGCCAGTCATCTCTGCAAATGTCATCGGTCTTTGTCGCCTGTACAAGCTTAGATATGGCACCTTATCCACACCTCAGATCTTAATTGGTTCCCGGTTATGTTAAAACTTTTTCTTAGCAGTATATGCCCTAAGATGAAAGCATTGCGATTCAATCGAAAGATGCCCAGAGTTTCGGGTAACAGGGATAGCTGAAGCTTTATCATAATATTAAAGGCCGTGCACCTGCCTTTGACCGGCAACCCCAGGCGCCTTCCAGGCAGTTAGCTCCAACCCGGCGCTCCCGTGGCACCCGCAAATACTCACTTACCGCTGCTTCCTTCCGGACCTGACGGGGTTCATAAGCTTGCGCCGCACGGGACCAGGCCTTCGACACCACTTACCCGGTGCTGACCCTAAAGCTGCACGACCGGGGGCAGGAATTCAACCCCGCTATAGCGGATTGCGGGTTCAGGGCACCGCTACCTCCCCGTCTAGCACGGCCAAACCAAAAAAATTGGCGGAGAGAGAGGGATTCGAACCCTCGAGACAGGGTTTTGCCCCATCTACTCGCTTTCCAGGCGAGCGCCTTCGACCAACTCAGCCATCTCTCCACGCCGGACGAAATACTCAACTGTCATATTATACAATGAAAAAGCCACCCATTCAACTGTTACAATTTAACATAAAATGCTTTTACAGAGGTGGCTTAACCAATTAGATAAATATGCAGTTAGCTATTTTACGGGTTATAGCAGGCAACCCACTGTCCGTTTCCAAGATCGGTTCTTTCCGGTTCAACCTCACGGCATATGGGCAATACCCGACTACAGCGGGTATGGAAATAGCATCCACCCGGTGGATTTACCGGGCTTGGCACATCACCTTCGAGGATTATTCTCTTTCTTTGCCGTTCGACAACAGGATCGGCAATCGGAACTGCAGAAAGGAGAGCCTTCGTGTAGGGGTGCTGTGGGGTTTTATATAGGTTATCACTGGTCAGCAGTTCAACTATTTTGCCAAGGTACATAACCGCTACCCGGTCAGAAATATATTTAATCATGGACAAATCATGGGCAATAATCAGATAAGTTAAACCCAGTTCGTCCTGCAGCTTTTCAAGCATATTAATAATCTGAGCCTGGATGGAAACATCTACTGCTGATATTGGTTCGTCACAAACAATTAAATCAGGCTCAACTGCAAGTGCCCTGGCTATTCCAATACGCTGTCTCTGACCGCCACTGAATTCGTGAGGGTAACGGTTTATATGTTCGGGGTTCAAACCAACCAGTTCAAGAAGCTGCTGTGTTCTTTCAAGTCTTTCGGATTTACTGCCTGCAAGATGGTGGATATCAATTGGCTCTCCCACTATATCGCCTACGGTCATTCTTGGATTTAGTGAAGAGTAAGGATCCTGAAAGATCATCTGCATCTGACGCCGGTAAATAGCCCATTTATTAGTATCAGCTTTAACCAAATCTTCACCTTTATACAGTACACTACCTGAAGTCGGCTTGTAAAGTCCAATTAAAGTCCTGCCAACAGTTGTTTTTCCACATCCGCTCTCTCCGACTAAACCAAGAGTTTCTCCATGGTAAATATCAAATGAAACTCCGTCGACAGCCTTGACTGTGAGCGGTTTCCCGATCATACCCGATGTTTTTACAAAATGTTTTTTTAGATTTACTGTTTCAATCATTTTTTGCCCGGTTAATATGGCTGTCACTTTTCAACAACCTCCCTGGAATACCGATCTACTTTTGGAGCCTGGGGATGTTCAAGCCAGCAGCGGACCTTGTTTGGGCCAAAAGGTTCGGGCATCTCGATATTGCAGATCTCCATTGCGTAGTCACAGCGTGGAGAAAAAGGACAGCAATTAAAACTCTGCAAAAGATCCGGAGGTTGACCCCAGATGGGAACGAGTTTCTTTGATCGATCCATATCAAGCCGGGGAAGTGAACGAAGAAGCCCCCACGTATAAGGGTGAGTAGGTGTTTTCAGCACTTCGTCAACTGTTCCGGTTTCAACAATCTGACCGGCATACATAACCATAACGCGATCTGCTATCCCTGCTACAACGCCCAAATCATGGGTAATCAGGATCAAAGACATATTTAAACGCTCTTTAATCTCTTTGATCACCTCCAGAATCTGAGCCTGAATAGTAACATCCAGTGCAGTTGTCGGTTCATCGGCAATAAGAAGTTTGGGATCACAGGTAAGGGCCATGGCAATCATCACCCTTTGCCTTAACCCTCCACTCAGTTCGTGGGGGTACTGCCTTAACCTGGTTTCAGGAGCCGGAATACCGACAAGACTTAATAGAGCTAGAGCATGTTTTTCTGCAGCACTGCTGCTCATAGAAACATGCTGTCTCAGGCTTTCTATGATCTGGGTTTTCACAGTCAGCACAGGATTAAGGGATGTCATCGGGTCCTGGAAAATCATGCTGATTGTATTACCCCTGATTGAGCGCATCTGCCGCTCGGATAAGTCAAGGATTTCACGACCGTCAAACATTACTTTTCCATTCGTTATTTTTCCCGGCGGTTCAGGGATCAGTCGCATGATCGATTGTGCTGTAACACTCTTTCCACAACCTGATTCACCGACTATCGCTAAAACTTCACCGGTATCAAGCTCAAAGCTGACTCCGCGAACTGCCTCAACAACTCCGGCATAAGTTTTGAACTGAACATGCAAGTTATCTACCTCTAGTAGTTTACCCACAGCCATATCCTCCTATTTACGCATACGCGGATCAAGAGCATCGCGTAAACCGTCACCAAGAAAATTAAAAGCCAGCAGAGTCAAACAAATTGCTAACGCCGGGAACAAGAGCAGGTGAGGAAAAGAACGAAGTGATGTTAAGGCGTCTGAAGCCAGCATTCCCCAGCTGGCTCGTGGCGCTGAAACACCAAGACCGATAAAACTTAAAAATGCTTCGGTAAAGATGGCTTCCGGGATTGACAAAGTTGCAGTAACAATTATCGGACCCATAGCATTGGGTATCAGGTGCCGGAACAATATTTTCCATTTTGGAGCACCAATTGTCTGGGCGGCAAGGGCAAATTCCTGTTCTTTTAAAGATAAGATTTGACCCCGGACTATTCTGGCCATGGGTAACCAGAAGACGAGACCGAGTGCGATGAAGATACTGTAGAGTCCGGCACCACCTCCGGTTGCCGGGAATAGTTCCCTGAAGAGAACCATGAGCATAATGACCCAGAGTAGAAATGGTATGCTGTACAATATATCGACAATTCTCATCATTACATTATCCACTTTCCCACCAAGGTAACCGGATATCCCCCCATAGATTACCCCGATAAAAAATGTAGTTATGGAAGCAACAAATCCAACGGCAAGGGAAATCCTCGCTCCGTGCATTACCCTGACCAGCTGATCTCTACCAAGTGTATCTGTACCAAACCAGTGTTCAGCGCTCGGCCCCTGGTTTCTGCGATCAAAATCCTGGTCGGAATAAGTATATTGGGATAAGAAAGGCCCGATCAATGCCACGATCAAGAGCAGAACAATAAATGCCAGACTGACAATGGCAACCGGGTTTTGCTTCAAGCGCCGCCAGGCGTCCTGCCAGTAGGTAATACTGGGGCGCACCATTTCAGCTTGAACAGTTTTTTCTGCAACAGGCCTGAATAATTCTACAGGGTACTGCATAGCTTACTCCTTCCCACCCAGAAGTTTAATCCGTGGATCAATCATTGTATAAGCAAAATCAACGAACATATTCAACCCGATTAAAAGAATGCTGTAAAATATGGTCAACCCGAGAATAACTGTATAATCCCTGTTGTATATGCTTGTTACAAAGTGTTTGCCCAAACCTGGGATGGCAAATATGTTTTCAACAATAAAGCTACCGGTTAAAATTGCTGCCAGCAAGGGCCCGGAATAGGTTATTACCGGGATGATCGCGTTTTTTACTGCATGAATCCAGATGATACGCCAGCGGGGAAGTCCCTTGGCCAAAGCTGTTCTCATATAATCCTGGTTCAGGACATCGAGCATGCTGGAGCGGGTCAGGCGGGCGATAAAAGCAGTAGGCAGTCCGGCAAGTGCCATGGCCGGCATGATTATATGTTGTGGGGTACCCCACATTGCTGCCGGAAGCAAGCCCCATTTAAAAGCTAAAAAGTACATTAATAAAGTACCTAAAATAAAACTGGGAACAGATATTCCGATGGTTGAGAAAAACATGGTGATATAATCGGGAATCCTGCCCTGGTAAAGCGCGGCAAGAATACCGGCGCCCACTCCGACGATTATTGCAATGGTAAAGGTAAGCAAACCGAGCTGCATTGATATCGGGAACCGTTCGGCAATAATTCCGTTTACAGTCTGGCCGCGGTATTTAAAAGAAGGACCGAGATCACCTCTCACAACATGGCTGAGATAATCAACATACTGAATATGAAGCGGTTGATCCAACTTGTAACGGGCTTCAATATTCGCCTTTATGGCCGGAGGAATTGCTTTTTCTGTTTGGAAAGGTCCACCTGGAATAGCATGCATAAAAACAAAGGTAACAGTTATAACAATCCAAACAGCAAAAATCGCTGATAATATTCGTCGAATAAGGTAGCCAAGCATCGGTGCAGGCACCTCCAGAGGTAAATAAGAGGTATACCGAGGAGAATTAACGGCCCCTGGTATACCTCTTTAAGCTTATTTCAAATGGGTTTATTTCTCAATATAAGCAGTCTTAAAGTCCAAACCGCCTACGGCTGCTTTGCTGTAACCTTTCACATAATCTTTAATCATAATCGGTAATGTATAGTAATAGATTGGTGCTATTGGCATCTCTTCCATCAGGATGTCCTCAAGCTGGTGCATCATTTCCATGCGGGCAACTTCGTCATCAAGCATCCGCACCTCGGTTAAAATGCGATCGTAATCTGCATTGCTCCAGCGGGAGTTGTTGTTACCACCACCAGTTACCCACATATCGAGGAAGGTGTAGGGGTCGAGGTAATCACCAATCCAGCCGGCGCGGGCGATCATGAAGTCACCCTCGTCACGGGTATTCAAATAAACCCCCCATTCCTGGTTAGTCAGGGTTACATTTTCAATGCCCAGGTTCTGCTTCCACATTTCCTGAATGGCCTCAGCTATTAATTTATGCATTTCAGAGGTGTTGTATAGAATTTCCACTGAGGGGAATCCAACCCCATCCGGATAGCCCGCATCAGCAAGCAGCTGTTTGGCTGTTTCCGGATCATAAGTGAAATAATCGCCAC from the Bacillota bacterium genome contains:
- a CDS encoding ATP-binding cassette domain-containing protein; translation: MIETVNLKKHFVKTSGMIGKPLTVKAVDGVSFDIYHGETLGLVGESGCGKTTVGRTLIGLYKPTSGSVLYKGEDLVKADTNKWAIYRRQMQMIFQDPYSSLNPRMTVGDIVGEPIDIHHLAGSKSERLERTQQLLELVGLNPEHINRYPHEFSGGQRQRIGIARALAVEPDLIVCDEPISAVDVSIQAQIINMLEKLQDELGLTYLIIAHDLSMIKYISDRVAVMYLGKIVELLTSDNLYKTPQHPYTKALLSAVPIADPVVERQRKRIILEGDVPSPVNPPGGCYFHTRCSRVLPICREVEPERTDLGNGQWVACYNP
- a CDS encoding ABC transporter ATP-binding protein gives rise to the protein MAVGKLLEVDNLHVQFKTYAGVVEAVRGVSFELDTGEVLAIVGESGCGKSVTAQSIMRLIPEPPGKITNGKVMFDGREILDLSERQMRSIRGNTISMIFQDPMTSLNPVLTVKTQIIESLRQHVSMSSSAAEKHALALLSLVGIPAPETRLRQYPHELSGGLRQRVMIAMALTCDPKLLIADEPTTALDVTIQAQILEVIKEIKERLNMSLILITHDLGVVAGIADRVMVMYAGQIVETGTVDEVLKTPTHPYTWGLLRSLPRLDMDRSKKLVPIWGQPPDLLQSFNCCPFSPRCDYAMEICNIEMPEPFGPNKVRCWLEHPQAPKVDRYSREVVEK
- a CDS encoding ABC transporter permease → MQYPVELFRPVAEKTVQAEMVRPSITYWQDAWRRLKQNPVAIVSLAFIVLLLIVALIGPFLSQYTYSDQDFDRRNQGPSAEHWFGTDTLGRDQLVRVMHGARISLAVGFVASITTFFIGVIYGGISGYLGGKVDNVMMRIVDILYSIPFLLWVIMLMVLFRELFPATGGGAGLYSIFIALGLVFWLPMARIVRGQILSLKEQEFALAAQTIGAPKWKILFRHLIPNAMGPIIVTATLSIPEAIFTEAFLSFIGLGVSAPRASWGMLASDALTSLRSFPHLLLFPALAICLTLLAFNFLGDGLRDALDPRMRK
- a CDS encoding ABC transporter permease; protein product: MLGYLIRRILSAIFAVWIVITVTFVFMHAIPGGPFQTEKAIPPAIKANIEARYKLDQPLHIQYVDYLSHVVRGDLGPSFKYRGQTVNGIIAERFPISMQLGLLTFTIAIIVGVGAGILAALYQGRIPDYITMFFSTIGISVPSFILGTLLMYFLAFKWGLLPAAMWGTPQHIIMPAMALAGLPTAFIARLTRSSMLDVLNQDYMRTALAKGLPRWRIIWIHAVKNAIIPVITYSGPLLAAILTGSFIVENIFAIPGLGKHFVTSIYNRDYTVILGLTIFYSILLIGLNMFVDFAYTMIDPRIKLLGGKE